From the Brassica napus cultivar Da-Ae chromosome A8, Da-Ae, whole genome shotgun sequence genome, one window contains:
- the LOC106427801 gene encoding transcription initiation factor IIA subunit 2-like gives MATFELYRRSTIGMCLTETLDEMVQSGTLSPELAIQVLVQFDKSMTEALESQVKTKVSIKGHLHTYRFCDNVWTFILQDAMFKIDDRQENVSRVKIVACDSKLLTQ, from the exons ATGGCGACGTTTGAGCTATACAGGAGATCGACGATAGGGATGTGTTTGACGGAGACTTTGGACGAGATGGTTCAGAGCGGTACCTTGAGCCCTGAGCTAGCTATCCAAGTCCTTGTTCAGTTTGACAAG TCCATGACTGAAGCTCTGGAGAGCCAAGTCAAGACCAAGGTGTCTATCAAG GGGCACCTGCACACTTACAGGTTCTGTGACAACGTCTGGACCTTTATATTACAGGACGCAATGTTCAAGATTGACGACCGTCAAGAGAATGTGAGCCGGGTCAAGATAGTGGCATGTGACTCTAAGCTGCTCACGCAGTGA